Part of the Candidatus Korarchaeota archaeon NZ13-K genome, GAGGTGAAGCTGAGGATGCTCGAGGAGGAGCTGATCCCTAAGGCGGAGAGAGCCGGGGTGGAGGAGTTCTTGGTCGATGTGGTCGTGCTAGACCCAGCTTCGGTCTCCTTGGCGGCTGATGCGATGAGCTTCCTCAAGGAGAGGGGCTACAGGGTGGGTTGCGCGCCGGCGAACGCCTTCTCCTTCCTGAGCAGGAGGAGGTTCGGTGAAGAGGCCCATCCCATGCTTACAGCCGTGCTCGCATACCTCAGGATGAGAGGGGCCGACTTCCTCATCATCGGTCCCGCCGGCAGGCTCAGCGGGGTGGCCAGGGGCCTGGCCCTGCTGGAGTCATTCCTGGCCCTGGAGCGGGGGTTGGATAGGAGCAGGTTGAGGGAGCACCCGTTCATAGTCCTCAGGGAGCTTCAGAGGATCTTCCAAGAGGTATCCAGGGGCTAAACACTGGCCATGGTCTTCTTGGCCTCGATGGCCAGGAGCCTCCCGAGCTCCCTCGCCTCCCTCAGATCCTCCTCCCTCGGTCTCCCCCTCACCTCGATCTCGCCAACTACGGGTATCTTCAGGGATTCAAGGGAATCCCTGATGAACTTTAAAGCCCCTCCTCCCCATCCAAAGGTCCCAATTATCGCTGAAACCTTGTTCTTAGGTCTGTATTCCTCCAAGAGATCCAGGTAGTATCTGATCCCCAGGAAGGGCCTCCCGTTGTGGGTAGCCGACGCTATGAGGATGGCAGCGGATTCAAGCGTGAGCGCCAGCAGATCGTCCGGCTGGGCCTCAGCGCTGTCAACGATGACGGCCTCAAGGCCCTCCTCCTCCACGCCCCTAGCTGCCTCCCGGGCCAACGCCTCCGTGTTACCGTACTGGCTGCCTACTAGGATGAGGACCTTTCCGCTCGGCCTCCAGGAGACCCAGCCCTCGTAGATCCTCAATAAGGCTTCCACATCCCTATGAAGGGCCCCGTGGCTCGGGGCTATGAGCCTGGGCCTGAGCATCCTCACCTTGGACAGGGCCCTCTCGACCATCCCGGAGTAGGGCATGAGTATCGATGCGTAGTAATCGGCCAACTCGAAGCTGTCCTCATCGAAGTAGATCCTCTCGCTGGCTAGGTGGGATCCGAAGAGGTCGCAGGTGAAGAGGATGGCCTCCTCCTCCAGGTAGGTCATCATAGTGTCAGGCCAGTGGATCATGGGAGTTATCAGGAACCTGAGGGTCCTCCCTCCCAGGTCGAGCCTCTCATCATCCCTCACCTCCCTGGCCCTGTCCGCTGGGTAGCCGGCTAGCGACTCGCCTATGCTTATGGCCTGCCTCGTCCCCAGGAGCGTGGCCTTTGGGGCCCTCCTCATGAGCTCAGCTATTGTCCCGGAATGATCCGGCTCCGAGTGCTGCGTTATGATGTAGTCCAGATCCTCCGGGCTTATCTCCCTCTCAAGGGCCTCGAAGAACTCTTTTGAGAAGGCCGCGTCAACGCCATCTATCAAAGCCGTTCCATCTTTACCCCTCACTAAGTAAAAATTGTAGGAGGTTCCCCTGGGTATCGGCCAGAAATTCTCGAACCTCTTCGATGTCTTGTTCAGGATCCTGAAGAGGGTCACATCCTCCGATATCCTGCTGACCACCGTGACCATCGACCTCACCTTGGGGTATCAGTGAATCATCAGGCTCCTCATGACGTACTCCCTTGACCTTGCGTAGGCGTAGAGCGAGGACATGGCGGCAGAGGCCCTCTCAGGGGTGGGGTAAGCTGGGATCCTCTGCTTGTTCAGGAAGCTGACTGCCTCCATGACCTCAGGCCCGCCCACCATCCCCACGGTGATCGGTTTGGAGTTCCCGGAGTCCCTCACGGCATCCACTATCCCCTTGGCAACGCCCATTGGAGTTGTCACAGCGGTCTGACAGTATAGTATGGTCACTGCGTGCACCTCAGGGTCCTTCAGGGCGGCCAGTGTTGCTCTATGATACCAATCATCCGTGGCCATCCCCGTCATGTCTATCGGGTTGGAGAAGGAGGCGAATGGAGGTGTGAACCTCCTTATCTCCTGCACCAGGCTCTCAGGGGGTCTCCCGAGGTATATCCCGTTATCTGCGAAGGTGTCCGTTGACTGGACACCGGCCCCTCCCCCGTTCGTGATCACGACTAGGTTCTCGCCCTCCGGAACCCTGTTCCAGGCGAGGGCCTTCGTCCAATCGAAAGCCTCCTCGACGTTCTTAGCCATCAGGATTCCGCTCTGCTTGAAGGCGCTCTCATATATGGCTACGCTCCCTGCCATGGAGCCGGTGTGACTTGCTGCTGCTCTGGCCCCCACCTCGGTCCTCCCGGCCTTTATCACTATTATCGGCTTCCTCGAGCTGACCCTGGCAGCCACGTCTATGAACTTCCTACCCCTCCCAGGGGCCAGCCCCTCAAGGTATATCATTATCACGCCGGTGTTCGGGTCCCTGTCGAAGAAATCGAGGAGATCAACGTCATCTATGTCGGCCTTGTTGCCGACGCTGACGATGGCAGAGACCCCTATGTTCTCAACGATCGTGTAACCCATTAGGGCTATTCCCAGAGCCCCGCTCTGGGAGATGAAAGCGACGTTACCGGATATCACATCCTTTGGCCCGAAGGAGGCGTTCAACCTGCTGGGAGTGTAGACGTAACCGAATATGTTGGGGCCCAGCACCCTGATACCGTAGCTGTGAGCCCTCCTGACGAGCTCCTCCTCCAGCTCCTCGTTTCCCACCTCCTTGAAACCTGATGTTATGACGACGGCGAACCTCACCCCCGCCTTGCCGCAGTCCTCTATCGCGCTAAGGACCTTATCCGAGGGTATGGATATGACGGCGACATCGACGCCATCCGGGACATCGGACACCTTAGGGTAGCATTTCAGACCCATTATCTCATCAGCCGTCGGATTTATCGGGTAAACCTTTCCCTTGAACCCGTACTCCACGACATTCCTCAATATCTGGGAACCTATCTTGTTGGGGTCCTTCGATGCCCCGATGATGGCTATCGATGATGGAATGAAAAGCTTATCCAAACTCTCCATGGGACACCCTCCAAGTTCCATTATCGTAAAATAATAAAACTTTCCTCGCGGGGGAAGGGCGCGCTATCATCTAATGGATTCAGGCAAATCGGATATTTATTTAAAAATTTTTACAATTGAAGCATATTAATCAGTATTTTCAACAATGGGTGAGAGCTCCAGGCGCTTCTGGAAAATCCTCCTCGCCCCCAGGTAAATTGAGATCAGCGAGAAGAGCGTGATCGCTATGTAGGGATCCGAGCAGACATCCCTGGGGCTTCTGGCGCTGCACTTGAGCAGCGCCGAGGAGAGGAGCGATGGGTTGCTGTAGGAGAGAAGGGAGTGAGAGAGGAGGAGCTCCATCAGCGGGAGCACTGGGGATCCTGATAGCAATGCGACCTCAATCAGCCCCCAGGATGGCTTCAACCCAGCCAGGAGGGTCATGAGGCCAATCCCAATAGCGGAGCTCCAGAGACGGTCGAACCTCGTGAGGTAGGCTGTTAGAGCGGCTGAGATCATTAGAGCGAGGATAGGGGCTTGATCACCGATCAAGGGGCTGAGCAATCCTCCCACGCTCTCACCGGGCCACTCGGGACTCAGGAGGGATAGGGGGATAAAGATCCCGAGGAAGAGGAGGGAACTCCTGATCCCAGACCTCCCCAGAAGTGTGGGAAACAGGAGGAAGTTCAGGGGGTTCAAAGAAGCCGATATGGCAAGAAGCATCGCCGACAGAATGGGCCTTCCCCTCTTCGAGAGTATCAGGGACTCCAAAGCGAGAGCCAATGAGAGGAGGCCCCAATCGTAGCCTGAGAGCACTATGAGGGATATCACCATGGGTTGAGAGCTCAATCCCAGCTCCAGGAGATCCAGGGATATGATAAGGATGGATATCAGGGCTATTGAACAGAAGAGGAGCTCTCTAAGGATGAGGCTCTCCGAGGAGCTTATGAGAAGTCTGCTGAGCTGACTTGAAAGACCGAAGTCCCTCTCCTCGAGCATGTATACCGGGCTACCCGGGATGCCGAGGCTGGAGTGCATCAAGGTGGAGAGGAGCACGGCAGCTACCATGGAGAGAAAGTAGTGGCCCCTACCTCCCCAAGATATGATCTCAAGGGGTCTCAGTTCCTCAGGGAGCCTCGGCTCGCTCTCTAGGAGCCTCCTCAGGATGCCCCTCCAGCCGCCCACCACCAGATCGTTGAGCTCATCCTCCATCATCACCAGGTAGAACATCGAGATCGCGAAGGATGACGCGACTGAGGGAGCCAGCTGGATGGCGTAGAAGCTGTAAAGCGTCCTGTTCCCAGCAATGTAGACTAGAGTGTAACCGGTCACTATGGAGAGTATCATCATCATCGGCAGGTAACTCCTCTCCCTCCTCGCGAGGAGGGGAAGCAGGAGGAGCGTGAAGGCCCCGGAGAAAGCGTAAGATACCGTGTTAACCCTCGCCAAGAGGTCCGGATTTATGTGCAATGCCATTGGCGCTAAGTTGAGGAACCAGGCCCAAGGGGGTGAGGGAACAGGCCCGCTTCCCCTGCTGGTCGTGTGCCATGCCATTGCGCTCAGGTTCTCGCTGATCCACCTCCCCAAACCCAGGTGAACGATCAGGGGCAGCGATATCAGGGGGTAGAGGATGCTCGGGATCAGGGAGAGGAGGGCGGATCTGACCGGGCCCTCCCTCCTGTAGATCCTGATGTAGAGGTAGGTGAAGAGGACCGCGAACAGACCGCTGAACTTCACGGAGAAGGCGAGCCAGGAGGCGATGGAGGCGGCCAGGGGCCTGTCCTCCACGGCGAACAGGAGAGTCAGTCCTGTGAAGAAAGCCAGATGAATGTCCAGCATGGCCACAACGCTCATTGCATGAAGCATCGGATCAAGGGCTAGTGAGATGGAAGCTAGGACTCCCCAGAATGGGTTAAGGATCCTGCGGACTATGAGGTAGACTATTACTATGAGCGCTGAGCCCTCCAGTATTCCCGGGACCCTCCAACCGATCGGCTCATCCCCCAGTATCATCATCGAGAGCATCATCATGTACTTGCCGAGGGGAGGGTGCTCCAGGTTCAGGTA contains:
- a CDS encoding FprA family A-type flavoprotein is translated as MVTVVSRISEDVTLFRILNKTSKRFENFWPIPRGTSYNFYLVRGKDGTALIDGVDAAFSKEFFEALEREISPEDLDYIITQHSEPDHSGTIAELMRRAPKATLLGTRQAISIGESLAGYPADRAREVRDDERLDLGGRTLRFLITPMIHWPDTMMTYLEEEAILFTCDLFGSHLASERIYFDEDSFELADYYASILMPYSGMVERALSKVRMLRPRLIAPSHGALHRDVEALLRIYEGWVSWRPSGKVLILVGSQYGNTEALAREAARGVEEEGLEAVIVDSAEAQPDDLLALTLESAAILIASATHNGRPFLGIRYYLDLLEEYRPKNKVSAIIGTFGWGGGALKFIRDSLESLKIPVVGEIEVRGRPREEDLREARELGRLLAIEAKKTMASV
- a CDS encoding acetyl CoA synthetase; translation: MESLDKLFIPSSIAIIGASKDPNKIGSQILRNVVEYGFKGKVYPINPTADEIMGLKCYPKVSDVPDGVDVAVISIPSDKVLSAIEDCGKAGVRFAVVITSGFKEVGNEELEEELVRRAHSYGIRVLGPNIFGYVYTPSRLNASFGPKDVISGNVAFISQSGALGIALMGYTIVENIGVSAIVSVGNKADIDDVDLLDFFDRDPNTGVIMIYLEGLAPGRGRKFIDVAARVSSRKPIIVIKAGRTEVGARAAASHTGSMAGSVAIYESAFKQSGILMAKNVEEAFDWTKALAWNRVPEGENLVVITNGGGAGVQSTDTFADNGIYLGRPPESLVQEIRRFTPPFASFSNPIDMTGMATDDWYHRATLAALKDPEVHAVTILYCQTAVTTPMGVAKGIVDAVRDSGNSKPITVGMVGGPEVMEAVSFLNKQRIPAYPTPERASAAMSSLYAYARSREYVMRSLMIH